GCTGGAGGGCAATGTGTTCAAGGCAAAGGTTGCGCCGATCGTTGCCGGCCTGGTGCTTGCCTACATCATCGTCCAGATCGTGCTCAACTTCGGCAACCTGTCGGGCGCTTCCGGCACGCTCTCCTGGTTCCTGCCGTCGCTGGTGCTGATCGCCGCCGTGATCGGCATTGCCCTGGCATTGTCGCTGAAAAGCAAGGATCCGGCAGCGTTCGCCCAGCTTGGCAATGAGGTGAAGGATTAACGGGCATCCGGAGAGGCGGCGATACGCTGCCTCTCCCTATTCCAGGGGCACGTCATGACCTATGCAGACAGCATAACCGTCGAGGCGCTCGAAGCCGATCCTTATCCGATCTATGCGGAACTGCGCCGCAGCCAGCCGGTTGCCTTCGTGCCGGCGGTCAATCTCTGGTTCGTCACGCGCTGGAAAGATGTGGAGACGGTCGGCAAGACCCCCGACATCTTCTCCAATGTCGTCGGCACCTCGCCGGTCGAACGCTCCTTCGGCAAGCCGACCATTCTCACCACCGACGGAGAGGTCCATAGGGATCTGCGGACCGGCGTCGATCCCAAATATCGTCCACGCACCGTCGCCGGCTATGCCGGCGATCTCGTGCGCAACATCGCCGACCCCATTCTGGATGAACTGGCCAGGCAGGGTTCGGCCGAACTGATGGCCGACTATTTCGAACCGGTCTCGACGCTGGCCCTTGCCCATTCGCTGGGCTTGTATGACGTCGACGCGCCTACTTTGCGCCGTTGGTTCTACGGACTGGCGCAAGGGGCCATCAATTTCGAGAACGACCCCAAACGGCAGGCCATTGCCGATGCCATCAGCGCCGAAGTTGGCGCGGCCGTGCGGCCGACGCTGGAGCGGCTGGCGCACGAGCCGGACGGATCGGCCTTTTCGCATATGCTGCATGACGGCATGCCGGCTGGAGAGACACGGTCGATCGATTTCCTGATGCCGACCATCAAGGTCATCCTGCTGGGTGGCATGCAGGAACCGGGACATGGCGCCGGGTCGGTGTTGGCTGGCCTTCTGACGCATCCCGACCAGATGCGGGCGGTGTTGGCCGATCCGGAAACACTGGTGCCGAAGGCGGTCGACGAAGGCTTGCGGTGGGTCGCTCCGATCGGCACGCAGACCAAGCAAACGACACGCGCGGTCGAGCTTGGCGGCGCGACGATCCCGGCCGGCGCGCCTGTCGCGGCGCTGGTTTCTTCGGCCAGCCGCGACGAAAGCCGCTTTCCCGATCCCGACCGCTTCGACATCCATCGTGACCAGGGCAACCACGCCGCCTTCGGCTTCGGCCATCATTTCTGTTCGGGCCGTTTCTTCGCGCGCGAGCAGATGTGCCTGGCGCTGGCATTGCTGCTCGCCCGGTTCCCGAATATTCGGCTGGCGATGGATGAAGGCCCCGTGTTCCGGGGTTGGGAATTCCGCGCGCCGACGGCGCTTCATGTGACACTCGGAGACAAGACCTGATGGACCAGGCCACGATCGACACGCTGCGGCAGAAGCCCGTCGTAGCGCAAAGGCTCTTCATTGGCGGCGATTTCGCCGATAGCCGGGACGGGGCGACCCTGCCCGTCATCTCGCCGATCGACGGAACGGTACTGACGTCGATCGCCGACGCGGGAGCCCACGATGTCGATCGCGCGGTGGCGGCCGCGCGCGCTGCCTTCGAAAAGGGAAGCTGGTCGCGTGCGGCTCCGGCGGTGCGCAAGAAGGTGCTGTTGCGCCTGGCCGATCTGATCGAAAAACATGCGCTTGAACTGGCCGTGCTCGGCGTGCGCGACAACGGCACCGAGATCGGCATGGCCTACAAGGCCGAGCCTTTGTCGGCGGCGGCAACGTTCCGCTACTATGCGGAGGCCATCGACAAGGTCTATGGCGAGATCGCGCCGACGGCGCCAGATGTGCTGGGCCTCATCCATCGCGAGCCGCTCGGCGTCGTTGCCGCCATCGTGCCGTGGAATTTTCCGATGATGATCGGCGCCTGGAAAGTGGCGCCGGCACTCGCCGCCGGCAATTGTGTGGTGCTGAAGCCGGCCGAAGTGGCATCGCTGACACTGCTGCGCCTAGGCGAACTGGCCGCCGAGGCCGGCCTGCCGGAAGGCGTGCTCAATGTCGTTACCGGCCGCGGCACGGTCACCGGCGAGGCGCTTGGCCTGCACATGGATGTCGACGCCATCGCCTTCACCGGCTCCGGTCCGGTCGGCCGGCGGCTGCTCGACTATTCGGCCCGTTCGAATCTCAAGCGAGTCCATCTCGAGCTCGGCGGCAAATCGCCCAACATCGTCTTTGCAGATGCACCGGACCTCGACATTGCCGCCAAGGTTTCGGCCAACGGTATTTTCCGCAACGCCGGCCAGGTCTGCGTGGCCGGCTCGCGCCTGCTGGTGCAATCCTCGATCTACGATGCCTTCGTTGAGAAACTGGTCGCTGCGACCGCCAAGATGAAGGTGGGTGACCCGCTCGACGTGAAGTCGGACATCGGTGCGGTTAGCAGCATGGAACAGCTCAAGAAGGATCTGGGCCATGTGGCGACGGCGCTGGATGAGGGCGCGGGACTGGTCTCCGGCGGCCGGCGTATCCGCGAGGAGACCGGCGGCTACTATATGGAGCCGACCATCTTCGGTGACGTCGGTCCCGATATGACTGTCGCCCGCGAGGAAGTGTTCGGTCCCGTGCTTGCCGTGCAGCGGTTCAACGACGAGGCGGAAGCCGTGCGGCTCGCCAATGGAACGGTCTACGGGCTTGCCTCGGCGGTCTGGACGTCGAACCTCGCCAAGGCGCATCGCATGGTGCGCGCCGTCCGCGCCGGGGTGGTGCACGTCAACACCTATGGCGGGGCGGACCTGACCGTGCCGCTCGGCGGTTTCGGCCAGTCCGGTTTCGGGCGGGACAAGTCGCTGCACGCCTTCGACAAATATTCGGACCTGAAGACCGCCTGGATTTCGCTGGCGTAGGGGGCTGGCGGCGCAAGCGCGGTCCTTCGGGATCGCGCTTGCGAATGTTCTTGATTTGTTCTAGTCTGCGTGCTTTCGATTTTCAGGGAGTGCGCATCATGACCACTCAGCTTGAATTCGACCTCGGCGGACCCTATCCGCCACGGCCGCGAAAACCCGAACGACTCATCTTCATGCTGCTTCTGGAAGTCGCCAGTGCCGCATCGGCTGTCGGGGTAGCCTCAGGGCTGCTCGACCAATACGGTATCCAGGCGAAATTGCTGAGATATGGACGCCTGCATATCTCACTTCATCTGGTAGGAGACTTCAGACGGCTGCGCGACAAGTTCATCTTTGCTGCATCGCGCGCGGCAGATTCGATAAAATTGCAGCCCTTCGAAGTTTGCTTCGACCACGTCGTTACTTTTCCCCATAGCAGGCCCGGGAACCGCGCGACTGTCTTGCTCGGAGGCAGCCCAGAGCTTGTCGACCTACAACGTCATCTCGGTGATGCGATGATACGCAATGGCCTGAAAGCGAACCTGGGTTTCAACCCACATGTCACGCTCTTCTACAGTGGCCTCGCGGTGCCATTGCAGCGGGTTCGGCCTGTCCGTTTCGTCATCAAAGATTTCCTCCTTGTGCATAGCGAGCTTTGGTTGTCGAAATACAATATCCTCAGCCGATGGACGTGAAGCCGCCTATAGCCTTTGGTTCGATGGCTTCCTAAGCTCGTCCGCGCTATGTGATGCGCCGGACGTTGCATTGCCATCGCGGAGGAGAGGATGGATTTTTCGACGGTCGACCGCAGCTATGCGAAGGCGCGCGCGGAATTTCGCTTGCCCGCGCCGGAGCATTTCAACTTCGCCTTCGACGTGATCGATGACTGGGCCCAGCGTGACGACCGCACGGCGGTGATCGCCGTCTCGCGAGATGGCGAGGCGATCCAGCGCATTTCCTATTCGCAGCTTTCGCAAGGCTCGAACCGCCTTGCCAATGCATTGCGCCAGCTGGGCGTCGTGGCCGGGGACTTTGCCTGCGTCGTCATCGGCCGCGTGCCGGCCTGGTACACGGTTCTGTTCGGCTGCATGAAGGCGGGCGTGGTTTCGATGCCCGGCACCAACCTGCTCACCGCGCATGACCTCGCCTACCGGATCAACCATTCCAAGGCCACGGCGGTCATCGTCACCTCCGAGCACTGCGCCAAGGTCGACCAGATCCGTGCCGAATGCCCGACGCTGCGGACTTTCATCGTCGTCGACGGCGAACGCGAAGGCTGGCTGTCGCTCGACAAGCTGCTCGCCGAGGCGTCGCCGCAACTGGACCGCTCGGCATTTCCGCCGACACGTTCCACCGACATGATGATGGCCTATTTCACCTCCGGCACCACCTCGCTGCCGAAGATGGTGCCACGCGACCACGGCTATGCGCTGGCGCATGTGGCGACCGGGTTGTTCTGGATGGATCTCAGGCCCGGCGACGTGCACTGGTCGCTCACCGATACGGGCTGGGCCAAGGCCGCCTGGGGCATCCTGTTTCCGCAATTGATGCTCGGCACGCCGGCCGTGCTTTACAATGGCGACGGCGCCTTCGATGCCGACATGCATCTGAAGCTGATCGGCAAGCTCAAGGTCTCGACCTTCTGCGCACCGCCCACCGTCTACCGGCTGTTCGCGCAGCAGGATCTGAAACGCTACGATCTTTCCAGCCTGCGCCGCTCGCTGGGTGCCGGCGAGCCGCTTAATCCCGAGGTGATGCGCATCTGGAAGGAGGCGACCGGCACCACCATCGCCGACGGTTATGGCCAGACCGAGACCATCAACATCGTCGCCAATTTCCCGGGCGAGGAGGTGCGTTTCGGTTCGATGGGCAAGCCGGTGCCGGGCTACGATGTCGATGTCGTCGACGATGACGGCAAACGATTGCCCGACGAGGAGGTCGGCCATATCGCGGTCAGGATCACCGATCCTTATCCGGGCGGCCTGTTCCACGGCTACTACACCGGCAAGGCACTCGACACCGCCTCGTTCCGCCATGGCTGGTATTATACGGGCGACACCGCCCGGAGAGACAAGGATGGCTATCTCTGGTTCGTCGGCCGTTCCGACGACCTGATCTCGTCGGCCGGCTATCGCATCAGCCCGTTCGAGGTCGAAAGCGCGCTGATCGAACACAAGGCGGTCGCCGAAAGCGCGGTGGTGGGCAAGCCGGACCCGACGCGCGGGCAGATCGTCAAGGCCTATGTCATCCTCGCCAAGGGTTTTGCGCCGTCGGACGAGTTGGCGCGCGACATCCAGGATTTCTGCCGTAACCTCACCGCGCCCTACAAATATCCGCGCGAGATCGAGTTCGTCGACGCGCTGCCCAAGACTATCTCCGGCAAGATCCGCCGGGTGGAGCTCAGGCAAGCCAGCAAGAAATAGGCGGCAAGGCCGGCTCAGGCCGCGTCGCGATTGGTCAGCGCGATGTGGCAGCAGCCGCTGCCATGACCGGGCGTCCAGGTGACGTTGTCGAAGCGCACGCCCGTCGCCTCGAACAGGCCGCGGTCGAAGGCGCCGGCTATACGGCAGAGCGTCGCCAGCCGTTCCTCGCCGACGCCGGCTTCCACCCAGGCGTCTTTCAGCGGACAGCGCTTCACCTTGAAGGCGATGCGGTCCGCCGCGCGCTCGATATCGGTCGGATACATCCTCCCGTCATCCGGGCTGACCGCCAGAAAGGCCTCGCCGATGGCGCGCGCATCGTTGGGACCGAAGCGTGAGAAAGCTGTCGTTGCAACTTCCTGGCCACGTTTTTCGATGGCGCGAACCATGATCGCCTCGGCCTGTTCGGCGTCCAATTCGGCCGTCAGTTCTTCCAACATCAGCCGGTAGAGATCGGCACGGTTGCGGAAGGCGGAATCGAGCTCGCGCGCGAGTTTCTCCGCTCTGGCGTCGGGGTCGGTCATGAGGCGTCCTGCGTGGCTTTTCTGGTCAACTTCGGCGCGGCGGCAACAAGCGCCTTGCCTATGTTGGAGTGCGGATTGTCGATGACGGCACGAGCGTCGCCCTGCTCGGCGATGCGCCCGCCATCCAGAAGGATGATGCGATGCGCGAAGGCACGCACCACGCCAAGGTCGTGGGAAACGAACAGATAGGCGATGCGTTCCTCGCGTTGCAGATCGAGCAGCAATTCGAGGATCTGGCCACGCACTGAAACGTCCAGCGCCGAGACGGCTTCGTCCAGCACGATCAGCGACGGTTTGGTGGCTATGGCGCGCGCGATCGCCACGCGCTGGCGCTGGCCGCCGGAAATCTCATGAATGTGTAGATGAGCCAGATCGGGCGACAGGCCGACACGCTCGAGCAGGGCGGCGATGCGGTTTGGCCGCTCGCTGCGGCCAGCAAGTCCATGGATGCGCAACGGGTCATCCAGCACGCGCGCCACCGTGGCGCGGGGGTTGAGCGCGGCGAGCGGGTCCTGGAACACCATTTGCAGCCGCGCCCGCCTCGCGCGCAGCGCCGCTCCACGCAGGGCCAGGAAATCCTCGCCCTCGAATGTTACCTGGCCGGCATCCGGCTCGATCAGCCGCAGGATCAGTCGCGCGATGGTCGATTTGCCGGAGCCCGAGGGGCCGGCGAGCGCCAGCGTCTCGCCCGGAGCAATCGAGAAGGAAATATCGTCGGCGGCGGCGACGCTTACTGCCCCGCGTCGGAACCGTTTGCTCAGGCCCGAGACGACAAGCAGCGGCTCAGACATGGCCATGCTCCGTCGTCGGGATCATCGGCGTCGCGTCGAGCCCGATATGGGCGGCGAGCAGCTTTTTCGTATAGGCATGCGCAGGTGCCTGGATGACCGCGTCCGCGCTTCCCAGTTCGACCATCTTGCCATTGCTGAAGACGGCGATCCGGTCTGCCAGTTCGGCGGCGAGCGCGATGTCGTGGCTGACGAACAGCAGCGCCATGCCATCCTCGCTCACCAATTGCCGGATCAGTGCAACGATCTCGGCCTGGACGATGGTGTCGAGCGCGCTGGTTGCTTCGTCGGCGATCAGCAATTTGGGGCTGGCGGCGATTGCTGCGGCAATCGCAACCCGCTGCTTCTGGCCGCCGGACAGCTGGTGCGGAAAGGCGTGCAGCACCGTTTCCGGGTTTGGCAATTTCACCCGGCGCAAGAGGTCGAGCGCGCGGTTTTCGGCATCCGCCCATGACAGGCCAAGATGCGCGCGGGCCACCTCCGCCACCTGCCGGCCGATCGCCATCACCGGGTCGAGACTGGCGGCGGCGTCCTGGAAAACGAAGCCGATGTCGCGGCCGCCAGTCGGCACGCGTGACTGCCCCGACCACAGGATCGCACCGTCCACTTTTGCCGTGAGCGGCAACAACCCGGCAATGGCCAGCGCCAGCGTGCTCTTGCCGGAACCGCTTTCGCCGATGATGGCCAGCCGCTCGCCGGCGGCGATGTCGAGATCGATGCCGGCAAGCGAGGGCGCACCGTCGCGCCGGTAGCTGACCGACAGGTCGCGGATCGAGACGAGCGGGGCGGTCACGACAGGCCCTTCCTGACGGCCGTGCCTTCGACAATGCCTTCCCCGGCGAGGTAGACGCCAAGCACGGTCAGCACCAAGGCGATGCCAGGGACGATCGACAGAAAGGGAGCCGAGCGCAGAACCGTGCGGCCCTCGGCGATCATGCCGCCCCAGGTGACGCGGTTGGGGTCGCCTAGGCCGAGGAAGGACAAGGCAGCCTCGATGAGGATTGCCGACGCGACGATCACCGACGACAGCGCCAGCACCGGCGGCAGGGCATTGGGAAGGACTTCGCGCAGCGCGATCTCCAGCGGGCGCATGCCGATGACACGCGCGCCGGCGACGAAATCGCGTTCGCGGATCGACAGAACCTCGGCGCGGGCGACGCGCGCCGGGCCGGTCCAGGCCGACAGCGCGATGGCGATGACGACGACGGCCAGCGACGGCCCGACGACGCTGACGAAGGCCAGGGCCAGCAGGAAGGAAGGCACGGTCTGGAAGGCGTCGGTGATGCGCATCAGCGCTTCGTCGACGATACCGCCGGCAAAGCCGGCCAAGGTGCCGATCACCGCGCCGACGGCAATCGCCGCCGCCGCCGCGGCAAGCCCGACGGCCAGCGACGTGCGAGCGCCGTGGAAGAGTTCCGCCATCACGTCTCGCCCCAGCCTGTCGGTGCCGAGCGGCAGCGCCCAATCCTGGAAAGGCGGCAGCAACGGTGCGCCCTTGATGGCCAGCGGATCGCCCGGAAACAGCAGCGGCGCCGTCAGCGCCATCGTTGCCAGCAGCGCCAGGATGCCGAGCCCAACCAACGCTTCCGGTGTGTTCGCCAGCCGCCTCATGCACCAGCCTCGCTGGCACCGACGCGCGGATCGAGGAAGGCATAGGCGATGTCGACCAGAAGGTTGATGAGAATGACCAGAACGGCACTCACCAGAATGATGCCGAGCAACAGCGGCGTGTCGCGCAATGCCACCGCCTCCTGCGCCAGCTTGCCGAGGCCGGGCACCGAAAAGATGCTTTCGATGACGACGCTGCCGCCCAGCATCTGGGCGGACTGCAGGCCGAGCATGGTGACCAGCGGCAGCAACGCATTGCGCGCGACATGGGCGAGCACGATGCGCCGGCGGGAAAGTCCTCTGGCGCGGGCGGCGCGCACGAAATCCAGCCGCCACACCTCTGCCATGCCGGCGCGCATCATTCTCAGGTAAAGCGCCAGATAGATGAGCCCGAGCGACGTCACCGGCAGAACGAGGTGGTTGGTTATGTCGGCGGCGCGGGCGAAACCGGTCTTGCCGGAAGCCACCGTCTCGAAGCCGGCGATCGGGAACCAGCGCAGATCGACGGCAAAGACGATGACCAGCACCAGCGCCAGCCAGAAACCGGGCACCGCATAAAGGGCGAGCGAAGCGGTCGACAGAAAACGGTCTAGAAAACTGCCGGGCCGTGCGCCGGCATAGATGCCCAACGCCGAACCGAGGCCGAAGGACAGGGCGGTGGCGCTGCCCATCAGCAGCAACGTCACCGGCAAACGTTCGAAAATGACGTCGCGGATCGGTCGCGAGAAGGCGACCGAGTGGCCGAGGTCGAAATGCAGTAACGCCCAAAGATAACTGGCAAGCCGCGTCACAGCGGACTGGTCGAGGCCCCATTGCTGGCGCAGCGCTTCGACCAATCCAGCGTCGCCGCCGGTCGAAACGACATAGGCATCGACCGCGTCGCCGGGAGCCGCCTCAAGCAGCAGGAAGGTGCCGACAACAACGATCAGAAGCACGAAGACGGAGCCGACGAGGCGTCGGCGCAAGAGAAGCAGGGCACGGTTCATGGGTGCAAAGACACCGAGGTCACAGCCGCCGAGCTTATCCGCGAGCGGCTGCCGACCTCAAGCGCCGATGGGACCTACTTCGCCACCCAGGCGTCCGCCCAGTTGGACACAGCCCAGCGCGGATTGTCGGCGATGTTGCCGACACTTTCATTGGCGACCGAGATGAAGGTCCAGTCGGCAACGTTGATGAAGGGCAGATCCTC
The genomic region above belongs to Mesorhizobium terrae and contains:
- a CDS encoding 2'-5' RNA ligase family protein; the protein is MTTQLEFDLGGPYPPRPRKPERLIFMLLLEVASAASAVGVASGLLDQYGIQAKLLRYGRLHISLHLVGDFRRLRDKFIFAASRAADSIKLQPFEVCFDHVVTFPHSRPGNRATVLLGGSPELVDLQRHLGDAMIRNGLKANLGFNPHVTLFYSGLAVPLQRVRPVRFVIKDFLLVHSELWLSKYNILSRWT
- a CDS encoding ABC transporter permease, which gives rise to MNRALLLLRRRLVGSVFVLLIVVVGTFLLLEAAPGDAVDAYVVSTGGDAGLVEALRQQWGLDQSAVTRLASYLWALLHFDLGHSVAFSRPIRDVIFERLPVTLLLMGSATALSFGLGSALGIYAGARPGSFLDRFLSTASLALYAVPGFWLALVLVIVFAVDLRWFPIAGFETVASGKTGFARAADITNHLVLPVTSLGLIYLALYLRMMRAGMAEVWRLDFVRAARARGLSRRRIVLAHVARNALLPLVTMLGLQSAQMLGGSVVIESIFSVPGLGKLAQEAVALRDTPLLLGIILVSAVLVILINLLVDIAYAFLDPRVGASEAGA
- a CDS encoding cytochrome P450, which translates into the protein MTYADSITVEALEADPYPIYAELRRSQPVAFVPAVNLWFVTRWKDVETVGKTPDIFSNVVGTSPVERSFGKPTILTTDGEVHRDLRTGVDPKYRPRTVAGYAGDLVRNIADPILDELARQGSAELMADYFEPVSTLALAHSLGLYDVDAPTLRRWFYGLAQGAINFENDPKRQAIADAISAEVGAAVRPTLERLAHEPDGSAFSHMLHDGMPAGETRSIDFLMPTIKVILLGGMQEPGHGAGSVLAGLLTHPDQMRAVLADPETLVPKAVDEGLRWVAPIGTQTKQTTRAVELGGATIPAGAPVAALVSSASRDESRFPDPDRFDIHRDQGNHAAFGFGHHFCSGRFFAREQMCLALALLLARFPNIRLAMDEGPVFRGWEFRAPTALHVTLGDKT
- a CDS encoding aldehyde dehydrogenase, which translates into the protein MDQATIDTLRQKPVVAQRLFIGGDFADSRDGATLPVISPIDGTVLTSIADAGAHDVDRAVAAARAAFEKGSWSRAAPAVRKKVLLRLADLIEKHALELAVLGVRDNGTEIGMAYKAEPLSAAATFRYYAEAIDKVYGEIAPTAPDVLGLIHREPLGVVAAIVPWNFPMMIGAWKVAPALAAGNCVVLKPAEVASLTLLRLGELAAEAGLPEGVLNVVTGRGTVTGEALGLHMDVDAIAFTGSGPVGRRLLDYSARSNLKRVHLELGGKSPNIVFADAPDLDIAAKVSANGIFRNAGQVCVAGSRLLVQSSIYDAFVEKLVAATAKMKVGDPLDVKSDIGAVSSMEQLKKDLGHVATALDEGAGLVSGGRRIREETGGYYMEPTIFGDVGPDMTVAREEVFGPVLAVQRFNDEAEAVRLANGTVYGLASAVWTSNLAKAHRMVRAVRAGVVHVNTYGGADLTVPLGGFGQSGFGRDKSLHAFDKYSDLKTAWISLA
- a CDS encoding ABC transporter ATP-binding protein; this encodes MSEPLLVVSGLSKRFRRGAVSVAAADDISFSIAPGETLALAGPSGSGKSTIARLILRLIEPDAGQVTFEGEDFLALRGAALRARRARLQMVFQDPLAALNPRATVARVLDDPLRIHGLAGRSERPNRIAALLERVGLSPDLAHLHIHEISGGQRQRVAIARAIATKPSLIVLDEAVSALDVSVRGQILELLLDLQREERIAYLFVSHDLGVVRAFAHRIILLDGGRIAEQGDARAVIDNPHSNIGKALVAAAPKLTRKATQDAS
- a CDS encoding acyl-CoA synthetase, whose protein sequence is MDFSTVDRSYAKARAEFRLPAPEHFNFAFDVIDDWAQRDDRTAVIAVSRDGEAIQRISYSQLSQGSNRLANALRQLGVVAGDFACVVIGRVPAWYTVLFGCMKAGVVSMPGTNLLTAHDLAYRINHSKATAVIVTSEHCAKVDQIRAECPTLRTFIVVDGEREGWLSLDKLLAEASPQLDRSAFPPTRSTDMMMAYFTSGTTSLPKMVPRDHGYALAHVATGLFWMDLRPGDVHWSLTDTGWAKAAWGILFPQLMLGTPAVLYNGDGAFDADMHLKLIGKLKVSTFCAPPTVYRLFAQQDLKRYDLSSLRRSLGAGEPLNPEVMRIWKEATGTTIADGYGQTETINIVANFPGEEVRFGSMGKPVPGYDVDVVDDDGKRLPDEEVGHIAVRITDPYPGGLFHGYYTGKALDTASFRHGWYYTGDTARRDKDGYLWFVGRSDDLISSAGYRISPFEVESALIEHKAVAESAVVGKPDPTRGQIVKAYVILAKGFAPSDELARDIQDFCRNLTAPYKYPREIEFVDALPKTISGKIRRVELRQASKK
- a CDS encoding ABC transporter permease; this translates as MRRLANTPEALVGLGILALLATMALTAPLLFPGDPLAIKGAPLLPPFQDWALPLGTDRLGRDVMAELFHGARTSLAVGLAAAAAAIAVGAVIGTLAGFAGGIVDEALMRITDAFQTVPSFLLALAFVSVVGPSLAVVVIAIALSAWTGPARVARAEVLSIRERDFVAGARVIGMRPLEIALREVLPNALPPVLALSSVIVASAILIEAALSFLGLGDPNRVTWGGMIAEGRTVLRSAPFLSIVPGIALVLTVLGVYLAGEGIVEGTAVRKGLS
- a CDS encoding ABC transporter ATP-binding protein, coding for MTAPLVSIRDLSVSYRRDGAPSLAGIDLDIAAGERLAIIGESGSGKSTLALAIAGLLPLTAKVDGAILWSGQSRVPTGGRDIGFVFQDAAASLDPVMAIGRQVAEVARAHLGLSWADAENRALDLLRRVKLPNPETVLHAFPHQLSGGQKQRVAIAAAIAASPKLLIADEATSALDTIVQAEIVALIRQLVSEDGMALLFVSHDIALAAELADRIAVFSNGKMVELGSADAVIQAPAHAYTKKLLAAHIGLDATPMIPTTEHGHV
- a CDS encoding L-2-amino-thiazoline-4-carboxylic acid hydrolase, producing the protein MTDPDARAEKLARELDSAFRNRADLYRLMLEELTAELDAEQAEAIMVRAIEKRGQEVATTAFSRFGPNDARAIGEAFLAVSPDDGRMYPTDIERAADRIAFKVKRCPLKDAWVEAGVGEERLATLCRIAGAFDRGLFEATGVRFDNVTWTPGHGSGCCHIALTNRDAA